The Streptomyces sp. ALI-76-A nucleotide sequence CTGCAGGAGAAGCCACCCGCATGTGAGACGACTCGGCAGACTGATCACCGGGCGGTGGCGAAGACGACCGTTTCCGTCCCTCCATGGATTCAGTGGCAGCCAAGTGGGGGGAAGGACACATCAGTCTTCGAAGTCGGCTGCGCAGATGACTGGAGTCGGGTGCCTGAGCACGGCCTCCGCTCGCGGGCCGCCGGCCCCGGCCTGCTGCTCAGTCGGGCGGGGCGCCTGGGTCGATGATCCGATACCCCACGCCGGGTGTGGTGGCGATGACCGGAGGGTCGCCGAGTTTGCGGCGCAGGCGGCTGATGGTCACCGTGACGGTGTTGGTGAACGGGTCGGCGTGTTCGTCCCAGACCTGTTCGAGGAGGTCCTCCGCGCTGAGGAAGGCGGGGCTCGCGTGGAGGAGGGCTTCGAGTACCGCGAATTCCTTGACGGAGAGGTCGAGTTGGTGGCCGTCGCGGCTGGCGGTGCGGCGCATCGGGTCGAGTTCGATGCCCGCTGTGCGCAGGGTGCGGGACCGGGCGGCGGGGCGGCGGCGGGCCAGGGCGCGGATGCGCAGGACGAGTTCGGGAAAGTGGAAGGGCTTGGCGAGGTAGTCGTCGGCGCCCAGGGTCAGGCCGCTGACGCGGTCGCCGGGTGAGTCGGCGGCGGTCAGCATCAGGACCATCACGCGGCCGTCCCGCTCGGTGATCATCTGGCAGAGGGTGTCGCCGTGGATGCCTGGCAGGTCGCGGTCGAGCACGACGACGTCGTACGTGTTGATGTCCAGCTTGGTCGCGGCGTCGAGCCCGTCGTGGGCCACGTCTACGGCCATCCCCTGGTCGCGCAGTCCCTCGGCGATGACTTCGGCGAGGGGGCGGGCGTCCTCGACCACCAGGACTCTCAACGCGCCACTCCCGTCTCTGTGTCGGGGGCTTCCGCCGTCACCCTGCCATCCGTACGGGGGAGGGTGATGGTGACGCGCAGGCCGCCGTCGGGGCGGGCGCGCAGGTCCAGGGTGCCGTGGTGGGCCTGGGTGATGGCCGCGACGATGGAGAGGCCGAGGCCGCTGCCCTGGCCGGTGCCGGTCCGGTCGGCGCCAAGGCGGCGGAAAGGCTGCGTGAGCTCCGCCACCCGCTGCTGGTCGAGGACAGGTCCGCTGGACTCGACGACGAGGGACACTGCGCCTGCGTCGTCTCCTTCGGCGCGTACCGCGACACTGATCCAGCCCCCGGGGTCGTTGTGCGCGATCGCGTTGTCGACCACGTTGTCGGCCGCGCGGCGCAGCAGCGTCTGGCTGCCCCACACCCACGATGAGTCGTCGATCCGGTTTTCGCGCACGGTCAGGCCCCTGGCCGCGATGTCCTTTGCCCGTCCGGTCAGGGCGGTCAGCGCGAGTTGGCCGAGGGCGAGGCGCGCCGAGTCGGTGAACTCGCCGTGGTGGCTGCGGGCCAGGACGAGGAAGCTCTCCAGCAGCCGGTCCACCTGGTCGAGTTCGGCGCGCATCCGGGCAGCCAGCGTGGCCGTGGTCTCAGGTACCGGGCCCGGCTTGGCGAGGGCCACGTCCAGGGAGGCCCGCATCGTGGTGAGCGGGGTGCGTAGCTCGTGGGAGGCGTTGGCGACGAAGAGGCGCTGGGCGTCGAAGGAGCCCTCCAGGCGGCCGAGGAGGTCGTCGATGGTGTCGGCGAGGTCCTTCACCTCGTCGCCGGGGCCGCCGATGGCCAGGCGTTCGTGCAGGCTGTCGGCGGTGATCCGGCGGGTGGCCGCTGTCATCACGCGCAGCGGGCGCAGCACCCGGCCGGCGACGAACCAGCCGAGGCCGACCGAGATCACCGCCATGACGCCGAGGGCGATGGCGGAGCCGATCAGGATCTGCCGGGACTGGGTGTCGTGCGCCTGGGCCAGCTGCTGCTCCAGTTCGTCGATGCGGCCCTGGGCCTGTGTCGCCGTGGCGGGCTGATCGGTGCCGCCATCGGGGGCGGTCCGGCTGGAGCGCGATCCGCCGGATGCCACCACGGCCGCGATGGCGAGCAGCGCCGTTCCCGACAGCAGGAACAGAGTCGCGTACAAGGCGGTGAAGCGGGTGCGGGCGGTGCCACGGCGCAGGCCGAGCCGGGCAGTCAGGCCCGCGAGCCGTCGGGGAGGACCCCATGTCATCCGCATGCTTCCCTCTCGCCACCGCGCCAGGACAAGTACCAGGCCAGGCTAAGCCGAGGCGCCTAACAGCGAGATGACAGTGGCCGTTCGGCCCCTGTAACTCGATCCGTCACAGGGTGGGGGCCATGAGCGATGAGAGTGCGAAGGCGACGATCGAGGTCATCGGTTTGCGTAAACGCTTCGGGCCACAGCCGGCTCTGGACGGGATGACGTTCACCGTGCGGCCCGGACGGGTGACCGGCTTCGTCGGCCCGAACGGCGCGGGCAAGTCCACCACCATGCGCGTGATCCTGGGCCTTGACGCGGCCGAGGAGGGAAAGGCCCTGGTCGGCGGGGTGCCGTACCGCACCCTGCGTCGCCCGCTTCGGCATCTGGGGGCACTGCTCGACGCCTCCGCGCTGCAACCGAGCCGCACCGCCCGTAACCACCTGCTGTGGCTGGCCCACTCACAGGGCGTGCCGGCCCGGCGGGTGGACGAGGTCATCGATCAGGCCGGCATGGGCACGGCGGCCCGGCGTAAGGCCGGCGGCTTCTCGCTGGGCATGCGCCAGCGCCTGGGAATCGCGGCGGCGCTGCTCGGTGACCCGCCGGTCGTCATGCTGGACGAGCCGTTCAACGGCCTGGACCCCGACGGCATCGTGTGGATGCGCGGCTTCCTGGCGGAACTGGCCCGACAGGGCCGCGCCGTCCTGGTCTCCAGTCACCTGATGAGCGAACTCGAAGACACCGCGGACCATCTCGTGGTGATCGGCCGCGGCCGGGTCGTCGCGGACACCAGCGTGTCCGAGCTGCTCGCCGAGGCGTCCGGCGGCCGGGTCACCCTGCGTACCTCCGCGCCTCCGCGCGCTGCCCAGGTCCTGCACGGCGCGGGCGCCACCGTTCTCGCCACCGGCCCCGACACCCTCGGCGTCACGGGCCTGCCCGACGAGGAGATCGTGGCACTGCTCGCCCGGAACGGGGTGCCGTTCTCCCAGGTGTCCACGCACCGGGCGACGCTCGAAGAGGCGTACATGGAGCTCACCCGGGACGCGGTGCAGTACCGGGGCATCCCGGCGGGGGAGGCCACGCGATGACCGCCACCCTCACCCCTCGCCCCCCGGTCACGAGGCGCGCTGAGCGGGGCGGGTTCCTCAGGACGCTGCACGCCGAGTGGACGAAGTTCCGTACGGTACGCGGCTGGGTCCTCGCCATGGCGGGGGCGCTCCTGGTGACGATCGTGGTCGGACTGCTCGGCACGGCCGCCCCCGCCCCCGGCGGTCGCGGCGCCGACGCCGCCTCGTACCCGAAGGGCCCCGGCGGCGAGGCCGTCAACGACAGCTTCTACTTCGTCCACAAGACGCTCACCGGCGACGGCACCCTCACCGTTCCCCTGCGGTCGCTGACCGGTGTGGCCGACACCGGGACCGGCGAGACGGCCCGGGGCGCCCAGCCCTGGGCGAAGGCCGGGATCATCGTGAAGGAAAGCCTCACCCAGGGATCCCCGTACGCGGCGCTCATGGCCACCGGCGGCCACGGCGTGCGCATGCAGTACGACTACACGCACGACACGGCGGGCCCTTCCGGCAAGATCTCCCAGGAGTCCCCGCGGTGGCTGCGCCTGGTCCGCTCCGGTGACAGTCTCACCGGTTTCTCCTCCACCGACGGCTCCCACTGGACCGAGGTCGGCCACGCGAAGCTGCCGGGGCTTGCGCGCACCGTGCAGGCCGGGCTCTTCGCCACGTCACCGCAGGCGAAGCAGGACACCGCGGCGGGCACGGGCTTCAGCCCCGCCGTGGCCACTGGCACCTTCGGCCGTCCCGGCCTCGCCGGCGGCTGGTCCCAGGGGGCGTGGACCGGCACCCAGGTGGGCGACGACGCGGGCACCTCCGGCAGCTACACGAACACCACCAAGGGCGGCTTCACCCAGACCGACGGCGGCGGGTTCACCGTGACCGGGGCCGGTGACATCGCACCGGTCGTCGGCGGGCCCGTCATGGGCGTCGGCTTCTCCGTCGAGAACTTCCTCGTCGGCACCTTCGCCGGGCTGATCGTGGTGATCGCCGTGGGCACGGTGTTCATCACCGGCGAGTACCGGCGCGGTCTGCTGCGTACGACCATGGCGGCAACTCCCCGGCGAGGCCAGGTGCTTGGTGCCAAGGCGCTGGTGGCCGGGGGCGTCGCGCTCGCCATCGGCCTGGTGGCCGCCGCGATCACCATTCCCCTCGGGGAACGCAGCGCGCGCGGCAGGGGCTTCCATGTCTTCCCCGTCACGTCGGCGACCGAAGTGCGCGTCATGGCCGGCACCGGCCTGCTCTGCGCAGCCGCCGCCGTGCTCGCTCTCGGCGTCGGTGCCCTACTGCGGCGCAGCGGCACGGCGGTCGCCCTGGTCATCGCGTCGATCGTGCTGCCCTTCCTGCTTGCCACCTCCGGCATACTGCCCCCGGGCGTCTCGGAGTGGCTGCTGCGGGTGACCCCGGCTGCGGGCTTCGCGATCCAGCAAACCCTGCCGCGGTACGCGCAAGTGCTCAGCGTGTATGAGCCGTCGACCGGCTACTACCCGCTGGCACCATGGGCAGGCCTCGCCGTGCTGTGCGGGTACGCCGCGCTCGCCTTCGGTCTGGCCGTGGTGCGGCTGCGCGGGAGGGACGTATGAGTCTCCTGAGCGGCGCACGACGCACGAGCACGGCGGACGGCGCGTGGCGAGGGGACTTCGGCCGCGCCCTGCGCGCTGAGTGGACGAAGCTGCGTACCGCAGGGGACCTGGGCCGGTTGCTCCTGCTCGCCGTCGCGCTGACCGTGGCCGTCGGCTGCGGCACCGCCAAGGCCGTGAAGTGCCCGGACACGGGGTGCGGCCAGGACGCCGTCAAGCTCGCCCTGACCGGCGTCACCGTCGGGCAGGCGGTCATCGCCGTCTTCGCGGTGCTGGCCATCAGCGGCGAGTACGGCACCGGGATGATCCGCACCACGCTCACGGCGGTGCCGAACCGGCTCACCGTCCTCACCGCCAAGGCGACGGTCCTCACCACGGTCGTCCTCGCCTCCGGGACGGCTGCCGTCCTGGCCTCCCTCCTTGCCGGCCGCTACATCCTGCCCGGCAACGGATTCACCGAGGCGCACGGCTATGCCCAGCTGTCCCTGGCCGACGGCCCGACCCTGCGCGCGGCCGTGGGCTCGGTCCTCTACCTCGTCCTGATCGCCCTGCTCGGCCTCGGCGTGGCGACGGCGGTACGGGAGGCGGCGACCGCCATCGGGATCGTGCTCGGGCTGCTCTACCTCTTCCCGGTCGTCACCCAGGTGGTCAACGACCCGGAGTGGCAACGTCACCTCCAGCAGATCTCGCCCATGACCGCCGGACTCGCGGTCCAAGCCACCGTCCATCTGCACGAGCTGCCCATCGGCCCATGGGCCGGCCTGGGCGTGCTCGCCGTGTGGGCCGCGGCCGCGCTGCTGGTCGGCAGCCTGCTGCTGCACAGGCGCGACGCGTAGCCGAATCGAGCCGACCACGAGCGCGGTGGCTTCGGGTCCCTCCCCGGCCCGGGGCCACACCCGGTCAACGATCCAGCCGACCGGGAGCGACGCCGGGCGGGTCTTCAGGGTGCCGACCCGGACCCACCCGTCCGCCGCCGATCGGGCGGCTTCCGCCTCTGACGGCGCTCTTTGAAATTGGCTGTGGCGGATATTTCGTGACGGTCGTGTCCTGCCCTGGCTGTCAGGGGCCGTTTCGGCTGGGCCGTCGTCGTCGCGTCCGGTGTTGCAGAACAGGCAGCGCACACCGCCCAACTCCATCACGGTGGCTGCCCACTGCCCGCAGTCCCTTCACTGGACGGTGTATTGCGGGCAGGTGGCCAGCTCCTCCTTGATGCCGTTCATCCGGGTGGAGGCGAACCTCTTGATTCCTGACAAGCTGCCCCGGATCAGGTCACGTTCGACCTCTGAGTCTTCCCGCTCCTCCCCATCGAAGCGCCAGGTCAGGTGCAGGTGCATGAAGTCCGTCAGAAAGCGCCGCACATGGGCGGCGCGGGCCTCGATGGCCAGCGCATTGTGGGTGAGCCCGTCATGCTGGAGCTTGTTGCGGTTCAGGGTCAGGGCCTTGATCGCCTGACGATGCTCGTGCTCGATGTGCACGCTGGCGAGCAGCTGGCCGTCCAGCCTGCGGGCGACGTTACAGGTTCGTTCACCTTCTTCTGATTTTCAGTCACTTCAATCACTGTCAGCCGGCTCGCTGGCGGGGAAATCGGGTGTGCTGCGTCTCGTCAGGCGCGACCAGCGGGGCCCGTGCAGGGATAGGTGTTGCTACTCACGATTCAGTCCTAGGAGCGGGTACGGCCCGTGGTGCTGTGGTCACCGGCCGGGACGGGTACGGGTCAGCGGCGAAAGTCGCCGTGGTGACCGTCGCGGTGGCGGTCGCCGTCGCGGTGGCGGTCGCCGCCCCGCGACTCGTCGCGGTGGTGGCCGCCGCGGCGGTTGTTGTCGCCGCCCCACGACTGGTCGTCGATGAAGCGGCCGTGGTCGTTGCCCAGGGTGGCGGTGTCGGAGCGGTTGTCCCACACGTAGTGGCGGCGATCCTGGTACAGGTCGCTGCGAGTGTCGCGGCTCTCACCGGTGTGGATACGGACGGTGGCGCGGTCCTTGAGGCGGTAGTGGTCGAAGGTGTAGGTGTGGCCGTCCTCGTCCTGGAGGGTCCTGCCGTCGAGGTTGACCGACCGGCGCGTGTTGTTGGTCAGCTCCACCCATTCCTTGTTCAGCGAGGGCCGCGAGCGGTCGTCGTGTCCCGGCGAGTCGTACTGCCCCGCGCTGATCTCCACCCTCGGCTGGTGCGCCCGCGGGTGATCAGCGGCCGTCCCCGGCAGCGCTACTCCAGCCGCGGCGGGCAGGCGACGGGTGGACACGGTCGTAGAAGACATCAAGTCCCAGGTTGTACGTGCACCCGACCGTTCCACAATCCCCGGTGGACTGCGGGGAGGGATCGAGGCTAATGCCCACCGCGAAGCCACCCACCTCCGCACCGAACGCGTCTGACCACCTTCCGCCGTCTCGATGAGCTGGTTGTGGAAGTTCTCGGGCACCGTCTTGAGGCGGATTTGGCGGTGATCGAGTGCCGGGTTACCGAGCCGCGTCACCGATTGGCGGTCAGTACTGCCGCAAGGCCTTCTTGCAGGTCCTTGACGAAGTACTCGGGAACCTCCAGCGATGGGAAGTGTCCCCCGTTTTCGGGCGAGCCCCATCGGACGATCTGTCGGTACCGCTCCTGTGCCCAGGGGCGCGGACACTTCTCGACGTCACGGGGATAAGCAGTGATTGCTGACGGGACGTCGACCCGGAGTTCGGGGTCCAGCGAGTTGTGGCTCTCGTAGTAGATGCGGGCGGCCGACGCGCCGGTCCGCGTCAGCCAATACAGGGTGACGTTGTCGAGAACGCGGTCTCTGGAAATCGTCTCGAACGGGCTGTCGTTGGTGTCCGACCACTCGGCGAACTTGTCGAGGACCCAGGCGAGAAGCCCGATCGGGGAGTCGACGAGTGAGTAGCCTATGGTCTGCGGTCGGGTCGCCTGCTGCTTCGCGTACGCCGACCGGCTGCGCAAGAAATCGCGCGTTTCCTCGGCCCACTGGCGCTCGACCGCCGTCAGCCCGTCTGTGGTCAACCCGGGCGGTCCCTCCGCGAACGTGGTGTGGATGCCCAGAACGTGCGCCGGGAATCTCCCACCGAGAACCGTGGCGATATGGCCTCCCCAGTCGCCGCCGTGGGCCGCGAACCTGCGGTAGCCGAGCCTGCCCATCAGTTCCACCCAGGCGGCTGCGATCTTTTCGGTTCCCCAGCCGGTGGCGGCCGGCTTGTCGCTGTAACCGAAGCCCGGCAGCGACGGGACCACGACGTGGAACGCCGGCGAATCCGCGTCGTTCGGATCCGCCAGCTCGTCCACGACGTCGATGAACCGGGCAACGCTGTCCGGCCAGCCGTGCGTCAGAAGCAGAGGAGTAGCATCCGCCCGCGCAGATCGGCGGTGCAGGAAGTGGATTCCCAGACCCTCAATGGTCGTGCGGAACTGGCCGATCCGGTTGAGGCGTTCTTCGAACGACCGCCAGTTGTACGCGGTGCGCCAGTAGTCCACGACGTCGATGAGGTCGGCAAGCGGAACGCCCTGTTCCCACCGGCGGGGGCCCGGTGGGGCGCGATGGACGGTCTCGGCCTCCGGTAGCCGCGCCGCGGCCAGTCGCGCGCGCAGATCGTCGAGGTCGGCGTCCGTTGCGTGGGCTTCAAATGCCCGCACTTCGCTGGTTGGACGGGGCATGGGACCTCCTGACCATCGCGGAACCGGCTACGACCTATCGTGAACCGGCTATGACGGTTCTACTATGCCTTCACGCCTGCGTGTAACCAGCTAAGGTGGTTCCATGCACGCTGGGTTTCCTGACTTCCGCCTCGGTACCGTGCTAGCGACCAGCTTCACGGGGACTCTCTCGGAACGTCATGGCAACGCTGTGGAACGCATTCCCAGGCCGCAACGACTCGTCGACTGGCTGGCGGTGAGCGGCCTCGCCGTGGACTCCTGCACCACTGCCCAGCTAGACCTCGCCCGGGAACTGAGGGAGGCGATTCACGCCGCCGCGACAGCGGCCGCGATCCAGAACGCTCTCCCTGCGTCCGCTGTCCAAGTCATCAATGACTGCAGCGCTCAGGGTCGGGCGGCGGCGATCCTGACGCCCGAGGGCAAGCGGCGATGGCGGCTCAGCTCGGCTTCCTGCGTGGAAGATGCCCTCAGCGTGATCGCCGCCGACGCGATCAGCATCATCGCAGGCGAACGAGACGGAAAATTGGCCTTGTGCGCATCGCCGACCTGCCAAGCCGCCTTCTTCGACACCAGCCAAAGCCGCACTCGTAAATGGTGCGACATGAACACATGCGGGAATCGTCAGAAGAAGGCGCGCTTCAATGCCAACCGGCGCAAAAACTCTAGATCAGCAGAGTGATCGTTACCTCGGTACGACCGAGGCGCATCGACGGGCCGGCCCGCAGCAGCCTCGAGGAGCTGGCGGACTTGCGTACGGAAGTGCTCGACAGCAGAGGCTAGATCTGGGCGCGAGCGACCGGAGGGCAGCGAACACAGGCGGCAATGGATCAGCCGTGCAGGCGCGGAGCGCGGCTGGGGCGCTGCTGGAGTGGATGAGCGCGCGGGAGGCGCATCTCCCCGGATCCGTCCTGACCGACCGCCATTTCCTGGAGAGCCTGACGGATCTGGCACTGCGCTGCAGGATCCCGTACCGGCGGGCGCTGCGTGGCGGCCGGCAGGGAGAAGGGTGTACAGCATTCGTCGCGCGCACCGGTGGAAGCGGGCGGCTCGGCAGCCGCCCGCTCCGCGACCGTTTGACCGCGTGAGTCAGCGACCGGCGACTGCTCTTCAGTGAGGCGGGGACCGGTGCCCAGCGGACGGCGTATGGCGTGCACGAGG carries:
- a CDS encoding response regulator transcription factor, with protein sequence MRVLVVEDARPLAEVIAEGLRDQGMAVDVAHDGLDAATKLDINTYDVVVLDRDLPGIHGDTLCQMITERDGRVMVLMLTAADSPGDRVSGLTLGADDYLAKPFHFPELVLRIRALARRRPAARSRTLRTAGIELDPMRRTASRDGHQLDLSVKEFAVLEALLHASPAFLSAEDLLEQVWDEHADPFTNTVTVTISRLRRKLGDPPVIATTPGVGYRIIDPGAPPD
- a CDS encoding HAMP domain-containing sensor histidine kinase — its product is MTWGPPRRLAGLTARLGLRRGTARTRFTALYATLFLLSGTALLAIAAVVASGGSRSSRTAPDGGTDQPATATQAQGRIDELEQQLAQAHDTQSRQILIGSAIALGVMAVISVGLGWFVAGRVLRPLRVMTAATRRITADSLHERLAIGGPGDEVKDLADTIDDLLGRLEGSFDAQRLFVANASHELRTPLTTMRASLDVALAKPGPVPETTATLAARMRAELDQVDRLLESFLVLARSHHGEFTDSARLALGQLALTALTGRAKDIAARGLTVRENRIDDSSWVWGSQTLLRRAADNVVDNAIAHNDPGGWISVAVRAEGDDAGAVSLVVESSGPVLDQQRVAELTQPFRRLGADRTGTGQGSGLGLSIVAAITQAHHGTLDLRARPDGGLRVTITLPRTDGRVTAEAPDTETGVAR
- a CDS encoding ATP-binding cassette domain-containing protein, which translates into the protein MSDESAKATIEVIGLRKRFGPQPALDGMTFTVRPGRVTGFVGPNGAGKSTTMRVILGLDAAEEGKALVGGVPYRTLRRPLRHLGALLDASALQPSRTARNHLLWLAHSQGVPARRVDEVIDQAGMGTAARRKAGGFSLGMRQRLGIAAALLGDPPVVMLDEPFNGLDPDGIVWMRGFLAELARQGRAVLVSSHLMSELEDTADHLVVIGRGRVVADTSVSELLAEASGGRVTLRTSAPPRAAQVLHGAGATVLATGPDTLGVTGLPDEEIVALLARNGVPFSQVSTHRATLEEAYMELTRDAVQYRGIPAGEATR
- a CDS encoding ABC transporter permease subunit — protein: MTATLTPRPPVTRRAERGGFLRTLHAEWTKFRTVRGWVLAMAGALLVTIVVGLLGTAAPAPGGRGADAASYPKGPGGEAVNDSFYFVHKTLTGDGTLTVPLRSLTGVADTGTGETARGAQPWAKAGIIVKESLTQGSPYAALMATGGHGVRMQYDYTHDTAGPSGKISQESPRWLRLVRSGDSLTGFSSTDGSHWTEVGHAKLPGLARTVQAGLFATSPQAKQDTAAGTGFSPAVATGTFGRPGLAGGWSQGAWTGTQVGDDAGTSGSYTNTTKGGFTQTDGGGFTVTGAGDIAPVVGGPVMGVGFSVENFLVGTFAGLIVVIAVGTVFITGEYRRGLLRTTMAATPRRGQVLGAKALVAGGVALAIGLVAAAITIPLGERSARGRGFHVFPVTSATEVRVMAGTGLLCAAAAVLALGVGALLRRSGTAVALVIASIVLPFLLATSGILPPGVSEWLLRVTPAAGFAIQQTLPRYAQVLSVYEPSTGYYPLAPWAGLAVLCGYAALAFGLAVVRLRGRDV
- a CDS encoding ABC transporter permease subunit; this translates as MSLLSGARRTSTADGAWRGDFGRALRAEWTKLRTAGDLGRLLLLAVALTVAVGCGTAKAVKCPDTGCGQDAVKLALTGVTVGQAVIAVFAVLAISGEYGTGMIRTTLTAVPNRLTVLTAKATVLTTVVLASGTAAVLASLLAGRYILPGNGFTEAHGYAQLSLADGPTLRAAVGSVLYLVLIALLGLGVATAVREAATAIGIVLGLLYLFPVVTQVVNDPEWQRHLQQISPMTAGLAVQATVHLHELPIGPWAGLGVLAVWAAAALLVGSLLLHRRDA
- a CDS encoding lamin tail domain-containing protein, which translates into the protein MSSTTVSTRRLPAAAGVALPGTAADHPRAHQPRVEISAGQYDSPGHDDRSRPSLNKEWVELTNNTRRSVNLDGRTLQDEDGHTYTFDHYRLKDRATVRIHTGESRDTRSDLYQDRRHYVWDNRSDTATLGNDHGRFIDDQSWGGDNNRRGGHHRDESRGGDRHRDGDRHRDGHHGDFRR
- a CDS encoding epoxide hydrolase family protein, whose protein sequence is MPRPTSEVRAFEAHATDADLDDLRARLAAARLPEAETVHRAPPGPRRWEQGVPLADLIDVVDYWRTAYNWRSFEERLNRIGQFRTTIEGLGIHFLHRRSARADATPLLLTHGWPDSVARFIDVVDELADPNDADSPAFHVVVPSLPGFGYSDKPAATGWGTEKIAAAWVELMGRLGYRRFAAHGGDWGGHIATVLGGRFPAHVLGIHTTFAEGPPGLTTDGLTAVERQWAEETRDFLRSRSAYAKQQATRPQTIGYSLVDSPIGLLAWVLDKFAEWSDTNDSPFETISRDRVLDNVTLYWLTRTGASAARIYYESHNSLDPELRVDVPSAITAYPRDVEKCPRPWAQERYRQIVRWGSPENGGHFPSLEVPEYFVKDLQEGLAAVLTANR
- a CDS encoding CGNR zinc finger domain-containing protein; its protein translation is MHAGFPDFRLGTVLATSFTGTLSERHGNAVERIPRPQRLVDWLAVSGLAVDSCTTAQLDLARELREAIHAAATAAAIQNALPASAVQVINDCSAQGRAAAILTPEGKRRWRLSSASCVEDALSVIAADAISIIAGERDGKLALCASPTCQAAFFDTSQSRTRKWCDMNTCGNRQKKARFNANRRKNSRSAE